In Portunus trituberculatus isolate SZX2019 chromosome 36, ASM1759143v1, whole genome shotgun sequence, one DNA window encodes the following:
- the LOC123513712 gene encoding LOW QUALITY PROTEIN: plectin-like (The sequence of the model RefSeq protein was modified relative to this genomic sequence to represent the inferred CDS: inserted 1 base in 1 codon; deleted 2 bases in 2 codons), protein MEAGLQGQGHQLLSDPRHSLATSPAPHSVSLDSSAFGLVIDARTDFQTSAGTSGGEGTDTSPQQSFRLTPIPQETQTPTSSTTGPAPHTNTASLPPSPSLHTRKFLYRLIDTHLGASDGSLVSGGYGGGGGGGGRHCLALAGVHRFGSRLPCAGSPHDLASCPAPPPPLQPTLPPHSQRGAAQGTTTKEGEEEEGAGSVTRQSDALRTLTETSTSLALTETLIGPVKLPHIPPAVLSEVLSGMERRAGHGTPPPTPGTHRPTRGTRGERDKVASHSLDPRHTGWTNGAATAAAGLSVVECGSKSSSVVGDARDREDEGRGGGVEHRVVMVGGPHGEEMRELHRYPATAITTVVERKSYLGLEGTATKEPRSRRRRQRPRRRADSQTSMASESSTCASGSSMASLLGHSAAPSKTSSRGSGGSDAPGPPRPLLSSAVRRARLALEGQDHHTISPCPSDTSSSNLSTLSDLSGYQEEYLTLRRLVSDATSPEDRHHHLARLAATAAALPTHMGPNVEELQRALQDAVAQREDLEISVHRLSVQVHNAVREKDLLQQQLELVQTQVTDTGQRQYFEAQRQRAALEGRLETVQQELEAALQQRTQMQARLSAALAEVREMQAATAQAAEAQALAMARMEKFEVANRCLEVEVKEAREGLDHAESELAKARQQAGDLQAKSEGQVLALEQVREAEAALRKEAQEMRTRLTQLESQQAAMGKAQGQAEAAVAKAAAEAKAAQAEAARQQEQLQHAEKARTALQREALEARSALARMEAEKEALDAKVESLAGEVEEGKARAVRDKSLLVSHLEALQADMAEREALLARLQEDHSAGSQLAQERQQRLEEDRQRLQGLRLDLAEAERRLADAREDLQQRAALLARREAQLKEAKAAAAVGQEQLREREGRITGLEQRLQELGTTAAVLREERAAAEASLAALQEEKSRLVAALEVAGQEKAEVDAAILKVREDMSGLTSSVYRMRHDLAAKDRRMHQMAAEAEEAARTRAALEERLAAMTDESHHQEEKAELRKRVEGLREEVRVAGEARAGLEAELGVARAAGKAMEAEKRALAETCRLQEEQIQGLEGGAESCREVVLKKEEELHRIREQHAALEGEFVALRRNWEALKGENLSLRQEAEACAEHEAAQRREQSDLKDSIQKERKLKQSLEHKVEALVREHRVEREAAEKTRTEMVERLEAAEQQARQGREEADRKAQSLQQELDTAVRDKADLQLTLDDLGRSSEASRVRLEEQTLATHTLQAKVEMLERAREGLEASLQDKAAELSRLEGQQREREAGAARLAEEKERLVSQVKAVLAENTLLKKMQKAADSLVSEAVNNNNNINNSINTSGKKIPKTPEMLQKEVSTLTARLEEAGRQRDAMQEALKSARKESILMRAKGKELETLRRRCAQLESTVNQQRKSEVLAAKCAELEASVEARQKECASLTATLKAKEASLDQELKKNSSLTNALKEKDASLTLLQSRGQKEVELQTRIASFERALQEAQDTNTALKEQLRTSENERKLWVAKYEGLRDSIPERDISTQPGIQLLPHHQHQAFSTTQEARQYSSAGVAYPATTQHSMTHPSTTQEAAISPRITQEQVVTGPTAKQPVLPSSQSHSRSLEPQTYTGTNQEPREQTTSTHQPHTSTQNSYPSTAQPLYPSSGPHTPNTADIISTNGNSKVAAPSGIISLPHSTPQPTSTWQANQWSEVPQSSLLQAREEGDGIEAVTEDQNLQSLEISSASSSHSRVEEEERPEERPVAEESLDARKEVQCLLXKLSNLESLVNTRERELQEEKEKAGTASNEFREKQRRYESNVRLLTRKLKEHMKGRKAAEKEVQSQAEEQQRAVNDERQKYDTLRTRCLELEGAKEAVEGQVGVLQGELGEVRGALARSQQECHAHHTSILHLQKEVGRLQEICKAAEGLRSVVSGLEAKLEEKEKLSSTLERDLGAAREEAKERSERCASLSSALDQLRGEKERLERELKEASAKLDKAQQDFKAQLEDNKRLEGDTTRLTASKDDLAHRLSEASGKCDQLALEVSRLEEERQAEACQLTGVKGELLEAQKKVSGLEHQIKLLGGELEVSQEEARQAREHQVAREKSQAERVTALEGRLGAAQQETESLATQLSQAKGERVSYQTQATQLRTALHSALEQLKSHESEREAREAQALTFTSEVEVIPSPRPLDIAGLTQLIEKTCIAPTPTPPPLTSLESCLSSLKAEVKVLQSRLQSSRVGEEDMEGLAGEDRGMSEAVTATPLTTVMQESTSSSKART, encoded by the exons ATGGAGGCGGGGCTGCAGGGACAGGGCCACCAGCTACTGTCAGATCCACGCCACTCACTCGCGACCTCTCCAGCGCCGCACTCTGTCAGCCTCGACTCAAGTGCGTTTGGATTAGTGATCGACGCTCGGACTGATTtccag ACCTCAGCAGGCACTAGTGGGGGTGAAGGAACAGACACATCACCCCAGCAATCCTTCAGACTCACCCCGATACCCCAGGAGACTCAGacacccacctcctccaccactggccctgcaccacacaccaacaccgcCTCCTTGCCGCCCAGCCCCTCATTGCACACCAGGAAGTTCCTCTACAGACTGAtag ACACGCATCTCGGTGCCAGTGATGGGAGCTTAGTTAGTGGTggctacggtggtggtggtggtggtggtgggcgacaCTGTTTAGCCCTGGCTGGAGTGCATCGTTTTGGCAGTCGCCTCCCGTGTGCTGGTTCCCCACACGACTTAGCATCCTGCCCcgccccacctcctccccttcagCCAACGCTCCCTCCCCATAGCCAG AGGGGAGCAGCACAAGGCACCACTActaaggagggggaggaggaagaaggtgccGGCAGTGTTACCAGACAGAGTGATGCCCTCAGAACCCTGACAGAGACCTCCACATCCCTGGCACTCACTGAGACACTTATTG GTCCTGTCAAGCTGCCCCACATTCCCCCGGCGGTGCTGAGTGAGGTGCTGAGTGGCATGGAGCGCCGGGCAGGACACGGCACCCCGCCCCCCACCCCTGGCACCCACAGGCCCACACGGGGCACACGTGGGGAGAGGGACAAGGTGGCATCACACTCCCTGGATCCGAGGCACACAGGGTGGACTAATGgtgcagcaacagcagcggcaggactcagtgtggtggagtgtggcAGTAAGAGCAGCAGTGTGGTGGGTGATGCCAGGG AcagggaggatgaagggagaggtgggggagtGGAGCatcgtgtggtgatggtgggcggCCCACATGGGGAAGAGATGCGTGAGCTGCACCGGTACCCTGCGACAGCCATCACCACCGTGGTGGAGCGCAAGTCCTACCTGGGCCTGGAGGGGACGGCCACCAAGGAGCCCCGGTCCCGGCGGCGGCGCCAGCGGCCTCGCCGCCGTGCTGACTCCCAGACCTCCATGGCCAGCGAGTCATCCACCTGCGCCTCGGGATCCAGCATGGCCTCCCTGCTGGGCCACTCAGCGGCCCCCAGCAAGACCTCCTCTCGGGGCAGCGGCGGCAGTGACGCTCCTGGCCCTCCCAGGCCGCTGCTGTCCTCGGCCGTGCGCAGGGCCCGGCTTGCCCTGGAGGGCCAGGACCACCACACAATCTCCCCCTGCCCCTCAGACACGTCCTCTTCCAACCTGTCCACACTGAGCGACCTGAGTGGCTACCAGGAGGAGTACCTCACCCTGCGCCGCCTGGTGTCTGACGCCACCTCCCCCGAGGaccgacaccaccacctggCCCGCCTGGCtgccaccgccgctgct ctccCCACACACATGGGGCCCAACGTGGAGGAGCTGCAACGGGCACTGCAGGATGCAGTGGCACAGCGGGAGGACCTGGAGATATCGGTGCACCGGCTGTCGGTGCAGGTGCACAACGCTGTGAGGGAGAAGGACCTCCTGCAGCAGCAGCTGGAGTTGGTGCAGACCCAGGTGACAGACACCGGCCAGCGCCAGTACTTTGAAGCTCAGCGCCAGCGTGCCGCCCTGGAGGGCCGGCTGGAGACTGTGCAGCAGGAGTTGGAGGCCGCCCTGCAGCAGCGCACCCAGATGCAAGCCAGGCTGTCAGCTGCCCTGGCAGAGGTAAGGGAGATGCAGGCTGCTACTGCACAGGCTGCTGAGGCGCAGGCCTTGGCCATGGCCAGGATGGAGAAGTTTGAAGTGGCTAATCGGTgcctggaggtggaggtgaaggaggccaGGGAGGGGTTGGACCATGCTGAGAGTGAGTTGGCCAAGGCCAGACAACAGGCTGGAGACTTGCAGGCCAAGTCTGAGGGTCAAGTGCTGGCTCTGGAGCAGGTGAGGGAGGCTGAGGCTGCTCTGAGGAAGGAGGCGCAGGAGATGAGGACTCGCCTAACCCAGCTTGAGTCTCAGCAGGCAGCCATGGGAAAGGCACAGGGCCAGGCAGAGGCAGCTGTTGCCAAGGCCGCAGCAGAAGCCAAGGCAGCCCAGGCGGAGGCCGCGCGGCAGCAGGAGCAGCTACAGCATGCTGAGAAGGCCCGCACTGCCTTGCAGCGGGAGGCCCTGGAGGCAAGGTCGGCCCTGGCCAGGatggaggcggagaaggaggcaTTGGATGCCAAGGTGGAGAGTCTggcaggggaggtggaggagggcaaGGCCAGGGCAGTGCGGGACAAGAGTTTACTGGTGAGTCACCTGGAGGCTCTGCAGGCTGACATGGCTGAGAGGGAAGCCCTGCTGGCCAGGCTGCAGGAGGACCACTCTGCCGGCAGCCAGCTGGCCCAGGAGCGGCAGCAGCGCCTGGAGGAGGACCGCCAGCGCCTGCAGGGCCTACGCCTGGACTTGGCAGAGGCAGAGCGCCGGCTGGCTGATGCCAGGGAGGACCTGCAGCAGCGGGCAGCCCTGCTAGCACGCCGTGAGGCACAACTGAAGGAGGCCAAGGCAGCAGCTGCAGTGGGCCAGGAGCAGCTGCGGGAGCGTGAGGGACGCATCACGGGCCTGGAGCAGCGCCTGCAGGAGCTTGGCACCACAGCCGCGGTGCTGAGAGAGGAGCGCGCTGCAGCAGAGGCTTCACTGGCTGCcctgcaggaggagaagagcagGCTGGTGGCAGCCCTGGAGGTGGCTGGGCAGGAGAAGGCAGAGGTGGATGCGGCCATCCTGAAGGTGCGAGAGGACATGAGTGGTCTCACCTCCTCTGTGTACCGCATGCGCCACGACCTGGCTGCCAAGGACCGCCGCATGCACCAGATGGCTGCGGAGGCAGAGGAGGCCGCCAGGACCAGGGCTGCCCTGGAGGAGCGGCTGGCGGCCATGACAGATGAGTCACACCaccaggaggagaaggcagagctgaggaagagagtggaggggctgagagaggaggtgagggtggcAGGAGAGGCAAGGGCTGGGCTGGAGGCTGAGTTAGGGGTGGCAAGGGCTGCTGGCAAGGCCATGGAGGCGGAGAAGAGAGCCCTGGCAGAGACATGTCGCCTGCAGGAGGAGCAGATTCAGGGCCTGGAGGGCGGCGCCGAGAGCTGCCGGGAGGTGGtgctgaagaaggaggaggagctgcacCGCATCAGGGAGCAGCACGCTGCTCTGGAAGGGGAGTTTGTGGCCCTCAGGAGGAACTGGGAAGCCCTTAAGGGGGAGAACCTGTCACTGCGGCAGGAGGCAGAAGCCTGTGCGGAGCATGAGGCAGCACAGCGCAGGGAGCAGAGCGACctcaaggacagcatacagaAGGAACGCAAGCTGAAGCAGAGCTTGGAGCACAAGGTGGAGGCGCTGGTGAGGGAGCACCGGGTGGAGCGAGAGGCGGCGGAGAAGACTCGCACAGAGATGGTGGAGCGCCTGGAGGCGGCAGAACAGCAGGCCAGGCagggcagggaggaggcagACAGGAAGGCCCAGTCCCTGCAGCAGGAACTGGACACTGCAGTGAGAGACAAGGCAGACCTGCAGCTGACCCTGGATGACCTCGGGAGAAGCAGTGAAGCCAGCAGGGTGAGGCTTGAGGAGCAGACACTGGCCACCCACACCCTGCAGGCCAAGGTGGAGATGCTGGAGAGGGCCCGGGAAGGTCTGGAGGCATCGCTGCAGGACAAGGCAGCAGAGTTGTCCCGGCTGGAGGGTCAGCAGAGGGAGCGGGAGGCTGGTGCTGCCAGGCTGGCCGAGGAGAAGGAGCGTCTGGTGAGTCAGGTGAAGGCCGTGCTGGCGGAGAACACCCTGCTCAAGAAGATGCAGAAGGCGGCCGACTCGCTGGTGTCTGAGgccgtcaacaacaacaacaacatcaacaacagtatTAACACTAGTGGGAAGAAGATACCCAAGACTCCAGAGATGCTACAGAAGGAGGTGTCCACTCTGACGGCCAGGCTGGAGGAGGCCGGCCGGCAGAGGGACGCCATGCAGGAGGCCCTCAAGAGTGCCAGGAAGGAGAGCATCCTGATGAGAGCCAAAGGGAAGGAGCTGGAGACACTCAGGAGAAGATGTGCCCAGCTGGAATCCACCGTCAACCAACAAAGGAAATCTGAGGTGCTGGCGGCCAAGTGTGCAGAGTTGGAGGCTAGTGTGGAGGCCAGGCAGAAGGAGTGTGCCTCTCTCACTGCCACACTGAAAGCCAAGGAAGCCAGTCTTGACCAGGAGCTGAAGAAAAACTCATCCCTCACCAATGCCCTGAAGGAGAAGGACGCAAGCCTCACCCTCCTTCAGAGCCGAGGGCAGAAGGAGGTGGAGCTACAGACCAGGATAGCCAGTTTTGAAAGGGCACTGCAGGAGGCTCAGGACACCAACACAGCCCTCAAGGAACAACTCAGGACCtcagagaatgaaaggaagttgTGGGTTGCTAAGTATGAGGGCTTGAGGGACAGCATACCAGAGAGAGACATCAGCACACAGCCAGGCATTCAGTTGTTGCCTCACCATCAGCACCAGGCCTTCAGCACCACACAGGAGGCTCGACAGTACTCCAGTGCTGGTGTAGCCTACCCTGCAACTACCCAGCACTCCATGACACATCCCAGCACCACTCAGGAGGCTGCAATTTCTCCCAGGATTACTCAGGAACAAGTAGTAACTGGTCCCACTGCAAAGCAACCAGTCCTTCCCAGCAGTCAGTCACACAGTAGAAGCCTAGAGCCTCAAACCTACACCGGCACCAACCAGGAGCCTAGAGAACAGACCACAAGTACCCACCAGCCTCACACAAGCACACAGAACTCATACCCAAGCACTGCGCAGCCTCTTTACCCCAGCAGCGGCCCACACACTCCCAACACTGCTGACATAATCTCCACAAATGGCAACAGCAAAGTGGCAGCACCCTCAGGCATCATCTCCTtaccacacagcacaccacagccGACCAGTACATGGCAGGCGAACCAGTGGAGTGAGGTGCCACAGAGCTCTCTCCTGCAGGCAAGAGAGGAGGGTGATGGAATAGAGGCAGTGACAGAGGACCAGAATTTACAGAGCCTTGAAATATCGTCAGCCTCCTCGTCACACAgcagagtagaggaggaggagagaccagAGGAGAGACCGGTGGCTGAGGAGAGTCTGGACGCTAGGAAAGAAGTGCAGTGCCTCC AAAAACTGAGTAACTTGGAGAGTTTGGTGAACACGAGAGAACGAGAActgcaggaggaaaaggagaaggcagGGACGGCGTCGAACGAATTCCGCGAGAAGCAGAGGCGTTACGAATCGAACGTGCGACTGCTCACCAGGAAACTGAAGGAGCAcatgaaggggaggaaggcgGCGGAGAAGGAGGTGCAGAGCCAGGCCGAGGAGCAGCAGAGAGCAGTGAACGACGAACGGCAGAAGTATGATACATTGCGAACCAG gtgcctGGAGTTGGAGGGAGCGAAGGAGGCAGTGGAGGGGCAGGTTGGAGTGCTGCAGGGGGAGctgggggaggtgaggggggcACTGGCACGGTCCCAGCAGGAGTGCCACGCCCACCACACGTCCATCCTGCACCTACAGAAGGAGGTCGGCCGGCTGCAAG AAATCTGCAAGGCGGCGGAGGGCTTGCGGTCTGTGGTGTCCGGCCTGGAGGCAaagctggaggagaaggagaagcttTCCTCAACGCTGGAGAGAGACCTCGGGGCAGCCAGAGAGGAGGCCAAGGAGAGAAGCGAGCGGTGTGCCTCCCTCTCTTCCGCCCTGGACCAGCtgaggggggagaaggagaggctggagagagag CTGAAGGAGGCCTCTGCAAAACTGGATAAAGCACAACAGGACTTCAAGGCACAACTGGAGGACAACAAGAGACTGGAGGGTGACACGACTCGACTGACAGCGTCCAAAGATGACCTGGCACACCGTTTGAGTGAAGCCAGCGGGAAGTGTGACCAGCTGGCCCTCGAGGTGAGccggctggaggaggagaggcaggccgAGGCGTGCCAGCTGACAGGAGTGAAGGGGGAGCTGCTGGAGGCTCAGAAGAAGGTGTCTGGCCTGGAGCATCagattaag TTGCTTGGCGGGGAGCTTGAGGTGAGCCAGGAGGAGGCGAGACAGGCCAGGGAGCATCAGGTGGCCAGGGAGAAGAGCCAGGCGGAGAGGGTGACTGCTCTCGAGGGGCGTCTTGGTGCAGCACAACAGGAGACAGAGTCCCTGGCCACACAGTTGAGCCAGGCCAAGGGGGAGAGGGTGAGCTACCAGACCCAGGCTACGCAGCTCAGGACGGCCCTTCACTCGGCCCTGGAGCAGCTCAAG AGCCACGAGTCTGAGAGAGAGGCGCGGGAGGCCCAGGCGCTCACTTTTACCTCAGAGGTGGAGGTGATCCCGTCCCCACGCCCGCTGGACATTGCCGGCCTCACACAGCTCATTGAGAAGACCTGCATTGCCCCCACACCCACCCCACCGCCCCTCACCAGCCTGGAGTCCTGCCTCTCGTCCCTGAAGGCAGAGGTGAAGGTGCTACAGTCTCGCCTCCAGTCTTCCAGAGTTGGGGAGGAGGACATGGAagg ATTGGCAGGCGAAGACCGAGGGATGAGTGAGGCAGTGACAGCAACACCCTTGACCACAGTGATGCAGgagagcaccagcagcagcaaagcaaGAACATGA
- the LOC123513589 gene encoding uncharacterized protein LOC123513589 — MAGVVPDEQYEVQFLGFSPSLFVEGVEQVIVHRLDEALNQLEEQFSKLDPEVLPEDERQRGMTKLRAETDRTLAVLQQAEGVYLNSFIGVTTLLDALRVPAHLLHPADLEQANPATAEEVEALNQELEALRQELLNERYMKKRCQAQLKNIEKALEEQRKVLDGPLNPAAMTKVEEAKERLCLIRDNQEDLVTATLQAREATKDLPKDSSSPDMYLAQESFK, encoded by the exons ATGGCGGGTGTGGTGCCTGACGAGCAATACGAGGTGCAGTTTTTGGGCTTTTCACCCTCGCTGTTCGTGGAGGGAG tggagcAGGTAATAGTCCACCGTCTAGATGAAGCGCTCAATCAACTGGAGGAACAGTTTTCTAAG CTGGATCCAGAGGTGCTACCGGAGGACGAGAGGCAGCGAGGCATGACCAAATTGCGGGCTGAGACTGATAGGACACTTGCGGTGCTCCAGCAagctgaaggt GTTTACCTCAACTCCTTCATTGGTGTG ACCACTTTGCTTGATGCCCTGAGAGTCCCTGCCCACCTGCTGCACCCTGCAGACCTGGAGCAGGCCAACCCAGCCACTGCTGAGGAGGTAGAGGCACTCAACCAGGAGCTGGAGGCACTGAGACAGGAGCTGCTAAAT GAGCGATACATGAAGAAGCGGTGCCAGGCGCAGCTCAAGAACATAGAGAAGGCATTGGAGGAGCAGAGAAAGGTCCTGGATGGCCCCCTGAATCCTGCTGCCATGACCAAGgtggaggaggccaaggagaGGTTGTGTCTGATTCGGGACAACCAGGAAGACCTCGTCACCGCCACACTGCAGGCCAGGGAAGCCACCAAGGATCTGCCCAAGGACTCAAGCTCTCCTGACATGTACTTGGCTCAGGAGAGTTTCAAGTGA